The following nucleotide sequence is from Sphaeramia orbicularis chromosome 24, fSphaOr1.1, whole genome shotgun sequence.
AAGCTCCTAAGAGAGATTTGGAACAGCACAAAGTTGTGCTATTTTCAGCCACAAATTCATTGACCTTTACAACATTTCAGTACCACTGTCTGTCCCGCTGGCATTAAACCAACGACACTATTGAGATTACATTTCAGCGGAAGGCCATCGTCAAAAACTATTGTAGGATTTACACACTGTACAACGACGAACAATGTCAAATTCAATCTGTCTGAGCATCTAACTGAAAAGAAAGTATTGGATAAAAGAATTACAGTTATGTTGTAATGTAGCGCCACTAAAGAATTggtccaaaaacagaaaaaaaacaactacaaaggaaaaaaggaaaaagatctCATGTGAAGAATAAGACAGTTGGAGAAAAGGGTAAAAACACACCAGAATCTGCTCATGTCCAAGGCAAAAGAGCAGGACAGGACCAGCAGTTTCAATCCAGCCCTGTGTCTAGCGTCTCCAGAAGGCCTTTGTTACGAACATGTGGGTTTTTAGCAAATTACTGACGAATATTAGAACCTCGTGGAAAGTCATAAATTATGCTTTTCATATGAGCATCcagaaaaaaaaacgaaaaacaaaaacacattaagcTGTAAAGTTCACCAGAAGTGTACAAGGCATGACATGTAGGAATCTGAAAAATTCCTTCTTGTTCCGTTTGTTACAACATCACTATGACATGAACTTAACATCTAGTGAAGTCTCCGTTTGCTGAAAACTGCCAGGGACTTATTTGCATTTAAGTGAACTCATCTTAACCCGGccagtgagatataaagaaaaCCGATAAAAGACAAGTTAGGAATTTTGCTcacagaccaaagaaaataaaaaacattgaTTATATGTAAAACATTTTGTCTCAAGTACAACATGCTTTGATCAGTGGACTCCATGGTTAGTGTACTGGAAACTGTGACATGTTGAGTGATAAGGCCAGTTTCAGATCCAATATTTACCCCGAAACATACAAGCCCTGTCATTCAGGTCTGTTATGTGCACAGATGGATGCAGGCCGAGGAGCTTCTGTGCAAAAGAAACAGAATGAGCTCATCGGGTTTATGTAGATGACACGGACATAAACAGAGCTTTCCCAAAAGAGTTCAGTGGTCGGTGATTTGTAGACAGCAACCACAGCTATGCTTGgtagggggggtggagggggagaTGACGACTGCACAATGAATCTTGAGCTGCTTTGCTGACACTAGAACTGGTGCAATGCAGAAGAACATGGGTGGAGCAAGAAACCTGACCTCAAACTTTAGCGGGTTAAGAGTGAACTTGAGTGACACTGACCGATACAGACATAATGGGTGACATGTTGGTCTGTTTACAACGTAACAAAGCTGCAGTCGCTCAGTGCCTCTGAGAACTTCCTCTCTGAACCTTGAaacatttttcaaaaataaagcaacagaaaagaaaaaaaaaatttccgaTCACCCCtgataaatgtataaaaactgaAATGTGGTGTTTAGTTACAGACTATTTGACATTAACTTTATGTTAACTGTATTCTTTTTTTGTAAGAATTATCCCTTATTTAAGATGTTCTTCATGAGGCATTACAACTCAACATATGCACAAGTACGTAATTATCACATCAAATATTTTATACTTAAATACACAGAGTATccaataacattaaataaaataaccctattagtataaaaaaaattaaaaaaaactgacaatttcAAAAGATTCATGTGAATGTCATacatgaaggtgtttccatgagTAGTGCTTATGATGCCTCACAATAACAAGTACAATTTACCTCAGTGAGCTACCATAGCTGCCATTCATTTCTGCCTAGAGATTGCTACTCAACAAATAATTTTGTGCAAAAGAAAAGTTTTGCAACATACACTGGATTCAGATTTTAAGGCCATAATTTATACCACAAGATGTCCATTATTGATGTGCAAACCTTCAACTGGGATATCCTAAGCATTGGACCATTCAGTCAAATTAATCCTCAGAATTGGATCCACAACTGCTTAAGAGTCACACGATGAATATCATACAGATGAAAACAGGAACCTTTGAAGTGGAACCAAATCTGCACTTATGTTAGACAATACTGCCATGTTAATTTATAACATGAGTATAGAAAACACACCAAACACCTTTTACAACTTGTACATTAATCACAGATCGTTATGGTCTAACTGTAGGAAGCCATCTACACACTAGGATGTAACTGAAGAACAATCTGAGAGGTTATCAGGAGTTTCGCTTCAGAGCAATTGCACTGTATTAAAGCTGCCATCAACATGATGGGAATGCAAGACTTGAAACAGTCAACAAGACCAAATTATTCATGTGAAGCTTTAAAACGCAGAACAAAATAATAAGACACTTTAGGCACATGTTCCTCTAAAGATGCAGAAAGGCAAAAGGCCCTGAAAACATTCAGTGCGACATGACAACATTTTCTCAGCCTGGTAAAATATACAAATGCTGCATATAACTATTTCGTATTGTACACGCTGTTAGTTAACTGGAGGTCTATTACACAACACACCAGTGTCAGTGGAAGATGACAACAATCCACAAGTGTTGGAACACCTTAGTCTCATCTACTTTTCATTGCAATTCATGGTTACAAGATCCAGTCAGAGAGTTTTTAATCAAGCCTTCAGATTGTGAAACTTTACTGTGCATTCAGTAAAATTACTTTGTCTGTTCACCACTTCACGCCATAGATTCAAATCTCTACGGCCTTTTGATTCCTGATTGCCAATCAGCAGGAGATTTCTGCACAGTGGTGGGGATGTTTTATTGGAAGAAATGTAGACAGGCTCAATTTGGCAGAGCAGTGAGCTGTGGCTCTTGCCTTGTTTGACCTTAAAGTCTTAATACACCGAGCCGACCATTGGCAATTTGAACAGCAACTGCAACTATGTGGCTGACAAATGGCTGTAGTTTTTGCAGCGTGTCTTTTACTGATGGCACTGTTTGGCTCTTAACTGTTCCACTGATTAAACATGTTGAATCAGTGACAGAAGCACTCGAATAGAGCTCCGAGTGCCCATTCAGCTCAGCCAAGCTATGATTTCACTACAGCTGCACAATTTGGTGAATTGTAATTACTGCAGACAATATTgtgatttcagtgttttttcttgGGATTCAAGTAAAAACACAGATTACTGTCCActtttaaatgagtttttttctaCTCAGACAAACTTGAACtagtaataaaaaacaaacaaaaaaacctactTTCAAATATCACCATATACACAttgaacattttcattgcagTCTCTTGCAATTATACGCTTACTTTGATTAACTGTGAAGCTCTAGATACTTTATTgtgattttttcctgtttttccttcGCATCACCCTTCCTTTGCTCAAAATCTCAAGGAGTTTGAGAATGCCACTATTCGTAAACTTTTTAGGGTCAGCTTGGTGTGTCAGGAACCTTAGGCATAATGCAGCAAAATGTAGGCCACAGCACACAGTCTGGGAGTGAGTAGTAGGGGTGGGGCGGGGTGGGTGTATTTTAGAGCACATTATTTCTGGTCCATCTGTCTCCGTTTGCACCAACCCCCAGTGCAGGCCTTCCATTCCCCATCTCAGTCTACAGGATTACCGTGTAACACTAGTCAAGGTCTAATCAGCCTTAGAGCTGGGCTGAAcagctctctccctctctttttctccGTCTTCCTCCTGAAGGCTGGTCTGCAGCTTGACACAGATGCTAGTGTCGCCGCTCCGCAGAGCCTGGAGGAAGAGGTCTGTGTGTTCCTTTAGGCGGTCCAGGTCACCCTGGGTGCGTCGGTTCTGTCTGAGGAGCTCCTTGGTGCGGAGTGTAATGTCTAACAGGCCCGATTTGCTCAGGATGTTATACGTATTGCAGAAGCGCTTCCGTCTTGTATCAGCATCACTGTCAGAGTGGTTATTTCCTCCTGATGAGCTGCTCTCTCTGTTGACCAGAGCCCCGAGGGCAAGGAGTTCCTGGTCTTTAGAGCCAATGGTGGGTGTGAAAGATAAGGAAGGAGTTAACTCTGTCTGTTTGACAGTCAGTAAATGCTTCTCACTTGCTGCACTGTTGCTGGCGCTGGTTCCTGATGTGGGATGAGAAAGCTGGTTCTGGAGCAGAGGAGACACAGTGCTGGGAGTTGGAGGAAGATTGTGGGTGGCTGAGTTGCTAACACTATTACATGGACTTCTCTGCTGCTTCTCTTTTTGACAGTGATCCTGGTGGTTGGAGGTCGAGCCACTGCCTCTCTCTGAacctgaagaagaggaggaggaggaggtggaggaagatgaTGAAGCAGTTCC
It contains:
- the cipcb gene encoding CLOCK-interacting pacemaker, giving the protein MSTKRKAESHSRAANRPRIMKSGGSRAESERDSGFSDASSEHFSTMDTTDSEDSPCPVVQQDPQTPGSGPQPPQLAVVGGSYSSLSPMIIMNNVLLKQPGDNPPALKPWGFSPTVEVVQPVVQQPQVVFLQPVVSRQASTASKDSSTRHRRPKKYLPILKSYPKIAPYPGDSSSSSGRGTASSSSSTSSSSSSSGSERGSGSTSNHQDHCQKEKQQRSPCNSVSNSATHNLPPTPSTVSPLLQNQLSHPTSGTSASNSAASEKHLLTVKQTELTPSLSFTPTIGSKDQELLALGALVNRESSSSGGNNHSDSDADTRRKRFCNTYNILSKSGLLDITLRTKELLRQNRRTQGDLDRLKEHTDLFLQALRSGDTSICVKLQTSLQEEDGEKERERAVQPSSKAD